Proteins found in one Neodiprion lecontei isolate iyNeoLeco1 chromosome 6, iyNeoLeco1.1, whole genome shotgun sequence genomic segment:
- the LOC107217552 gene encoding LIM domain only protein 3 isoform X2, with amino-acid sequence MTMDVSKSETNKNGSTQQECAGCGKTITERYLLKALDLFWHEDCLKCGCCDCRLGEVGSTLYTKANLILCKRDYLRLFGNTGYCAACSKVIPAFEMVMRARANVYHLECFACQQCNHRFCVGDRFYLCDNKILCEYDYEERLVFANMALHPPASLAHIKRQLPPTPTPSGQNMHPSHSPMQHPHQPPGPMAQAIGHHNHISNGQISGGPPNMNGTIGGPRGPGDMNNNGLSGPGIGSVKPPPMSMPAPTS; translated from the exons ATGACGATGGATGTGAGCAAGTCGGAGACTAATAAAAATGGCTCCACGCAGCAGGAATGTGCCGGGTGTGGGAAAACTATTACGGAAAG GTATCTACTCAAAGCCTTGGACCTGTTCTGGCATGAAGATTGCCTGAAATGTGGCTGCTGCGATTGTCGGCTGGGTGAAGTCGGCTCGACCTTATACACGAAAGCGAACCTCATACTCTGCAAAAGAGATTACCTCAGGCTCTTCGGTAACACCGGATACTGTGCAGCTTGCAGCAAGGTCATACCGGCCTTCGAGATGGTGATGAGAGCCAGGGCGAATGTTTACCATTTGGAGTGCTTCGCGTGCCAGCAGTGCAACCATCG ATTTTGCGTCGGGGACAGATTTTACCTCTGCGACAATAAAATCCTCTGCGAATACGACTACGAAGAGAGGCTCGTCTTCGCGAATATGGCTCTTCACCCTCCCGCCTCGCTTGCACACATAAAAAGGCAGCTGCCCCCGACCCCGACACCCTCTGGACAGAACATGCACCCCAGTCACAGTCCGATGCAGCATCCCCATCAGCCGCCGGGCCCCATGGCCCAGGCGATTGGACACCACAATCACATCTCGAAC GGGCAGATATCCGGAGGTCCACCGAACATGAACGGGACCATAGGCGGGCCGAGGGGACCGGGTGACATGAACAATAACGGTCTGTCAGGGCCAGGAATCGGATCGGTAAAACCTCCGCCAATGTCGATGCCGGCGCCGACGAGCTGA
- the LOC107217552 gene encoding LIM/homeobox protein Lhx9 isoform X1, with protein MPARLSRQQNRTESGIVQITMTMDVSKSETNKNGSTQQECAGCGKTITERYLLKALDLFWHEDCLKCGCCDCRLGEVGSTLYTKANLILCKRDYLRLFGNTGYCAACSKVIPAFEMVMRARANVYHLECFACQQCNHRFCVGDRFYLCDNKILCEYDYEERLVFANMALHPPASLAHIKRQLPPTPTPSGQNMHPSHSPMQHPHQPPGPMAQAIGHHNHISNGQISGGPPNMNGTIGGPRGPGDMNNNGLSGPGIGSVKPPPMSMPAPTS; from the exons aaagTGGTATAGTTCAGATCACGATGACGATGGATGTGAGCAAGTCGGAGACTAATAAAAATGGCTCCACGCAGCAGGAATGTGCCGGGTGTGGGAAAACTATTACGGAAAG GTATCTACTCAAAGCCTTGGACCTGTTCTGGCATGAAGATTGCCTGAAATGTGGCTGCTGCGATTGTCGGCTGGGTGAAGTCGGCTCGACCTTATACACGAAAGCGAACCTCATACTCTGCAAAAGAGATTACCTCAGGCTCTTCGGTAACACCGGATACTGTGCAGCTTGCAGCAAGGTCATACCGGCCTTCGAGATGGTGATGAGAGCCAGGGCGAATGTTTACCATTTGGAGTGCTTCGCGTGCCAGCAGTGCAACCATCG ATTTTGCGTCGGGGACAGATTTTACCTCTGCGACAATAAAATCCTCTGCGAATACGACTACGAAGAGAGGCTCGTCTTCGCGAATATGGCTCTTCACCCTCCCGCCTCGCTTGCACACATAAAAAGGCAGCTGCCCCCGACCCCGACACCCTCTGGACAGAACATGCACCCCAGTCACAGTCCGATGCAGCATCCCCATCAGCCGCCGGGCCCCATGGCCCAGGCGATTGGACACCACAATCACATCTCGAAC GGGCAGATATCCGGAGGTCCACCGAACATGAACGGGACCATAGGCGGGCCGAGGGGACCGGGTGACATGAACAATAACGGTCTGTCAGGGCCAGGAATCGGATCGGTAAAACCTCCGCCAATGTCGATGCCGGCGCCGACGAGCTGA